From the genome of Prevotella herbatica, one region includes:
- the ilvN gene encoding acetolactate synthase small subunit yields the protein MEKKLYTLLVYSENIAGILNQITAVFTRRQVNIESLNVSASSILNVHKYTITAWSDEEQINKITKAIEKKIDVVKADYYTDEQLFIHEVALFKISTPVLLDNPEVSRTIRRHDARMMEVNHTYSTVLLAGLTEDIADLFNKLNNFKCILQYTRCGRIAVTRSFDEPISDFLHEQDSKDND from the coding sequence ATGGAAAAGAAATTATATACATTATTAGTCTATTCTGAGAATATCGCCGGTATATTAAATCAAATTACGGCTGTATTTACTCGTAGACAGGTAAATATAGAAAGTTTAAATGTCTCTGCTAGCAGTATATTAAATGTACACAAGTATACGATTACTGCATGGAGTGATGAAGAGCAGATAAATAAAATAACAAAAGCCATTGAGAAGAAAATTGATGTTGTGAAAGCTGATTATTATACTGATGAACAGCTCTTTATTCACGAAGTGGCTCTTTTTAAAATTTCGACACCTGTATTGTTGGATAATCCAGAAGTATCTCGAACTATTCGTAGGCATGATGCGCGTATGATGGAAGTAAACCATACTTACAGTACTGTGTTATTAGCTGGTTTGACAGAGGATATCGCTGATTTATTTAATAAGTTAAACAATTTTAAATGCATACTGCAATACACAAGATGTGGTCGCATTGCAGTGACAAGAAGTTTTGATGAACCTATATCTGATTTCTTACACGAACAGGATAGTAAAGATAATGACTGA
- a CDS encoding YtxH domain-containing protein has protein sequence MKTLGYIGAFLGGAIAGAAIGLLVAPEKGTETRCKITDAVDDFCKKHNIKLTRKEVDDLVDDIKDAAPENAE, from the coding sequence ATGAAGACATTAGGTTATATCGGAGCATTCCTTGGTGGTGCTATCGCTGGTGCTGCTATTGGTCTCTTAGTTGCTCCTGAAAAAGGGACAGAAACTCGTTGTAAAATCACAGACGCTGTTGATGATTTTTGTAAGAAACACAACATCAAACTAACACGTAAGGAAGTTGACGATCTTGTTGATGACATCAAGGACGCAGCTCCTGAAAACGCAGAATAA
- a CDS encoding phage holin family protein, with product MFSNDRNIETIGQLVEIIKHYIGLQKEYMKLDVVDKIVRLLTALTISAIIVVLLMLALIYLSFACAFALATIVGNVMAFTIIGGGYVIALILCVSFRHKWIEKPLVKFLANLFLNK from the coding sequence ATGTTTTCTAACGACAGAAATATAGAAACGATTGGACAATTAGTAGAAATTATCAAGCACTACATCGGGCTTCAAAAAGAATATATGAAACTCGATGTAGTTGATAAAATTGTTCGATTACTAACTGCCTTAACAATATCTGCTATAATTGTAGTATTGTTGATGCTAGCATTAATATATCTTAGTTTTGCATGTGCGTTTGCTCTAGCCACTATAGTAGGAAATGTAATGGCTTTCACTATTATCGGCGGTGGATATGTTATAGCACTTATTTTATGTGTTAGCTTCCGTCATAAATGGATTGAGAAACCGCTTGTTAAATTTTTGGCAAACTTATTTTTAAATAAATAA
- a CDS encoding acyl-[acyl-carrier-protein] thioesterase, with amino-acid sequence MTDILDKVGCYKFLAEPFHCDFSKHLFMGHLGNHMLNAADFHSNERGYGMSYLNPIHKTWVLSRLAIEMTEMPISYDEFNIETWVDGVMKFFTSRNFTVVSPDSNKIYGYGKSIWAMIDTDTRQPVDILAIHDGLILDYVDKERQCPIAKSSRVKMSADAKLVRTIDTNYSDVDVNGHINSVKYIEHILDLWNLDWYVHNKIKRFEIAYVAECHCGDKLNFYCEHTSEDEYCIRITKSFKINAEEVEVVRSKVNFVKD; translated from the coding sequence ATGACTGATATTTTGGATAAAGTTGGTTGCTATAAATTCTTAGCTGAACCATTTCATTGCGACTTTTCGAAACATTTGTTTATGGGACATCTGGGAAATCATATGTTGAATGCAGCTGATTTCCATTCGAATGAGCGGGGATATGGGATGAGTTATTTAAATCCAATTCACAAGACTTGGGTTCTATCTAGATTGGCTATAGAAATGACAGAGATGCCTATATCATACGATGAGTTTAATATAGAGACATGGGTAGACGGTGTTATGAAGTTTTTCACAAGTCGAAATTTTACTGTTGTTAGTCCTGATTCAAATAAAATTTATGGATATGGCAAGAGTATATGGGCTATGATAGACACTGATACGCGTCAGCCTGTTGATATATTAGCTATTCATGATGGTCTTATCCTTGACTATGTTGATAAAGAAAGACAATGTCCTATCGCTAAAAGTTCACGAGTTAAGATGTCTGCAGATGCAAAACTTGTAAGGACTATAGATACAAACTATAGTGATGTTGATGTAAATGGACATATCAATAGTGTAAAATATATTGAGCACATTCTTGATTTATGGAATTTGGATTGGTATGTTCATAATAAAATTAAACGCTTTGAAATTGCATATGTTGCAGAATGTCACTGTGGCGATAAATTGAATTTTTATTGTGAGCATACTTCTGAAGACGAATATTGCATAAGAATTACAAAAAGTTTTAAAATAAATGCTGAAGAAGTAGAAGTTGTTAGAAGTAAGGTTAATTTCGTAAAAGATTGA
- a CDS encoding SPOR domain-containing protein: protein MKKSLVLCAGLCVAFAFTSCKSSESAYKKAYEKAKAQEQAQSADVAQTSAPVVTPLEQKPATQTTVVDNADNAVVRQESVTVVSGPALKNFGVVVGSFSLKANAEGLQGTLKSAGYDPSIVYNSERNMYRVVAASFDGKTDAVKDRNTLRAMYADAWLLFNK, encoded by the coding sequence ATGAAAAAAAGTTTGGTTTTATGCGCAGGATTGTGTGTAGCATTTGCGTTTACAAGTTGTAAATCAAGTGAAAGCGCTTATAAAAAAGCTTATGAGAAAGCTAAGGCTCAAGAACAGGCTCAGTCAGCAGACGTAGCTCAGACTTCTGCACCTGTCGTTACTCCTTTGGAGCAGAAGCCAGCCACTCAGACAACTGTTGTTGATAATGCCGATAATGCAGTAGTTCGCCAAGAGAGTGTTACTGTTGTCAGTGGTCCTGCATTGAAAAACTTTGGAGTTGTTGTTGGTTCTTTCTCATTGAAAGCAAATGCAGAAGGTTTGCAAGGTACTCTTAAGAGTGCTGGTTATGATCCTTCAATTGTTTACAACAGTGAAAGAAATATGTATCGTGTAGTTGCAGCTTCTTTTGACGGAAAGACTGATGCTGTGAAGGACCGCAATACTCTTCGTGCAATGTATGCTGATGCTTGGTTGCTTTTCAACAAATAA
- the ruvX gene encoding Holliday junction resolvase RuvX: MARILSIDYGKKRTGLAVTDPLQIIANGLVTVSTSQLFDFLKDYISKEVVECIVIGKPTQPNGQPSENLARVEQFVNRWRKAMPEIPIEYYDERFTSVLAHKVILDCGVKKKARRENKGLVDEISATIILQDYMQYRRSSLNV; this comes from the coding sequence ATGGCACGTATTCTTTCTATAGATTACGGTAAGAAGCGTACTGGACTGGCAGTGACTGATCCATTGCAGATTATTGCGAATGGGCTAGTCACTGTTTCTACGTCTCAACTGTTTGATTTTCTAAAAGACTATATTTCAAAGGAAGTTGTTGAGTGTATCGTAATAGGAAAACCGACACAACCAAATGGACAGCCAAGTGAAAATCTTGCAAGAGTTGAGCAGTTTGTGAATAGATGGCGTAAAGCTATGCCTGAAATTCCGATAGAGTATTATGATGAGCGTTTTACATCTGTTCTAGCACATAAAGTGATATTAGATTGTGGTGTGAAGAAAAAGGCTCGTCGAGAAAATAAAGGGCTAGTGGATGAAATATCCGCAACGATTATTTTGCAGGATTACATGCAATATAGACGCTCTTCATTAAATGTATAA
- the def gene encoding peptide deformylase: MILPIYIYGQPVLRKVAQDITPDYPELKELISDMFESLTASDGVGLAAPQIGKDIRVVVIDLDVLGDDFPEYKDFKKAYINPHILEYDENAPKETMEEGCLSLPGIHENVTRPTRIHVVYKDDQFNDHDEWVDGYLARVMQHEFDHLEGKMFIDRMPPFRKQLIFGKLKALLKGKVRCGYRTKIAHK, from the coding sequence ATGATTTTACCTATTTATATATATGGTCAACCAGTATTGAGAAAGGTTGCTCAGGATATAACACCGGATTATCCGGAATTGAAAGAACTTATAAGTGATATGTTTGAGTCGCTTACAGCAAGCGACGGTGTTGGATTAGCAGCACCACAGATTGGCAAGGACATAAGAGTCGTTGTCATAGATTTGGACGTGTTGGGTGATGATTTTCCTGAATATAAGGATTTCAAGAAGGCTTATATTAATCCTCATATTTTAGAATATGATGAAAATGCTCCAAAGGAAACAATGGAGGAGGGATGCTTGTCATTACCTGGTATTCATGAGAATGTGACTCGTCCTACTCGTATACACGTAGTATATAAGGATGATCAGTTTAATGATCATGATGAGTGGGTGGATGGATATTTAGCTAGAGTCATGCAGCATGAGTTTGATCATCTTGAAGGAAAAATGTTTATTGATAGAATGCCTCCTTTCCGTAAGCAATTGATTTTTGGAAAATTGAAAGCTCTTCTTAAAGGGAAGGTCCGCTGTGGATATAGAACTAAAATAGCACATAAATAA
- the ilvB gene encoding biosynthetic-type acetolactate synthase large subunit codes for MSKEVITGSEALMRSLHNEGVKTIFGYPGGAIMPVFDALYGYTRGEKKMFDHILVRHEQAAAHAAEGYARVSGDVGVCLVTSGPGATNTLTGVADAMMDSTPIVVIAGQVGVGALGTDAFQEVDLVGVAQPITKWAYQIRRPEDVAWAVSRAFYIARSGRPGPVVLDFPKNAQNHTCEWNPIKVDNVRSYNPYPKIDSCAIEEAAKLINGAKKPFALVGQGVELGCAQNELVEFLEKADIPAGRTLLGLSALPSDHPLNIGMLGMHGSYAANMKTQECDVLIAIGMRFSDRVTGLPSTYGQQAKIIHLDIDASEINKNIKADVAVLGNCKQTIPAITSLLNENNHREWHDSFKKYDDMEIEKVIEPDIHPTEGPLLMGEVTNVVAEVTKGEAVLVNDVGQNQMISSRYFKFKNKRSIVTSGGFGTMGFGLPAAIGASFGAPERTICCFCGDGGLQMSIQEFGTIMEQQAPVKIILLNNNFLGNVRQWQDLMFNGRYSFTHMMNPHYQEISKAYNIPYDLVVDRNDLRSKVEKMISTKGPYFLECAIKENEDIVPMTLPGKSVDGMLLELDY; via the coding sequence ATGAGTAAAGAAGTAATTACAGGTTCTGAAGCATTGATGCGTTCTTTGCATAATGAAGGTGTTAAGACTATATTCGGTTATCCGGGTGGTGCGATAATGCCTGTATTCGATGCTTTGTATGGTTACACTAGAGGTGAAAAGAAGATGTTTGATCACATCTTAGTACGTCACGAGCAGGCTGCTGCTCATGCTGCCGAAGGGTATGCACGAGTCAGTGGTGATGTTGGTGTGTGCCTTGTGACTAGTGGACCAGGAGCTACTAATACATTGACTGGTGTTGCAGATGCAATGATGGATTCTACACCAATAGTTGTAATAGCAGGACAGGTTGGCGTTGGAGCTTTAGGTACTGATGCCTTTCAGGAAGTTGATTTAGTAGGAGTTGCACAGCCGATAACGAAATGGGCTTACCAAATACGTCGCCCCGAAGATGTAGCTTGGGCTGTAAGTCGTGCTTTCTATATTGCGCGTTCTGGACGTCCAGGACCAGTTGTTCTTGACTTTCCAAAAAATGCGCAAAATCATACGTGCGAATGGAATCCAATAAAGGTTGATAATGTAAGGTCATATAATCCTTATCCTAAAATTGACAGTTGTGCTATTGAAGAAGCTGCAAAGCTAATTAATGGTGCAAAAAAACCGTTTGCACTGGTAGGACAGGGGGTTGAATTAGGATGTGCACAGAATGAACTTGTCGAGTTCCTTGAAAAAGCCGATATTCCTGCTGGTCGCACATTGCTAGGATTGTCTGCATTACCATCTGATCATCCTTTAAACATTGGTATGTTGGGAATGCATGGTAGTTATGCTGCCAACATGAAAACCCAGGAGTGCGACGTACTTATAGCAATAGGTATGCGATTCAGTGATAGAGTTACAGGATTGCCTTCTACTTATGGCCAGCAGGCAAAGATAATCCATCTCGATATTGATGCATCCGAGATAAATAAGAACATTAAAGCCGATGTTGCGGTATTGGGAAACTGTAAGCAAACCATTCCTGCAATAACGAGTTTACTGAATGAAAATAATCATCGTGAATGGCATGATTCGTTTAAAAAATACGATGATATGGAAATTGAGAAGGTTATAGAGCCAGATATTCATCCCACCGAAGGTCCTTTGTTGATGGGTGAAGTTACAAATGTTGTTGCCGAAGTTACTAAAGGAGAGGCCGTGTTGGTGAATGATGTTGGTCAAAATCAGATGATATCTAGTCGCTATTTTAAGTTTAAGAATAAGCGTTCTATTGTTACTAGTGGAGGTTTTGGCACAATGGGGTTTGGGCTTCCTGCGGCTATCGGTGCAAGTTTTGGCGCTCCCGAAAGAACAATCTGTTGTTTTTGTGGAGATGGAGGCTTACAGATGAGTATACAAGAGTTTGGCACTATAATGGAGCAACAGGCACCTGTAAAGATAATCCTTCTTAATAACAATTTTTTGGGGAATGTACGTCAGTGGCAAGATTTAATGTTTAATGGTCGTTATTCATTCACTCATATGATGAATCCGCATTATCAGGAAATCTCTAAGGCATATAACATTCCTTATGATCTTGTTGTTGACCGTAATGATTTACGTTCTAAAGTTGAAAAGATGATTTCAACAAAGGGACCTTATTTTTTGGAATGTGCCATTAAGGAAAATGAAGATATAGTTCCTATGACATTACCAGGAAAGAGTGTTGATGGCATGTTGCTTGAACTTGATTATTAG
- a CDS encoding MBL fold metallo-hydrolase — translation MKITLLGTGTSQGVPVLGCSCEVCKSNDSHDKRLRTSALVETESTRVLIDCGPDFREQMLKQPFRKIDGVLITHIHYDHVAGLDDLRPYCQFGDIEIYCEEDVAKGLRNNMPYCFPDGNENKLYPGVPKLNLNTIHVHNTFRIGDLDIMPIRIKHDTMSILGFRIGKLAYITDMKSIDDEELEYLKGIEILVVNALRWDKPHHSHQLVGDAIAFSEKLGAKRTYLTHLTHSIGLDKIANKRLPKAVKFGFDGEIIIL, via the coding sequence ATGAAAATAACGTTACTTGGGACTGGAACATCGCAAGGTGTACCTGTACTAGGGTGTTCTTGCGAAGTATGTAAAAGCAATGATAGTCATGATAAACGTTTGCGAACATCTGCATTAGTAGAAACGGAATCTACAAGAGTGTTGATAGATTGTGGTCCTGACTTTCGTGAACAGATGCTAAAACAACCTTTTCGCAAGATTGACGGAGTGCTGATTACTCATATTCATTACGATCATGTGGCTGGGCTTGATGACTTGCGCCCTTATTGCCAATTTGGTGATATAGAAATATATTGTGAGGAAGATGTTGCTAAAGGGTTGCGTAATAATATGCCGTATTGTTTTCCAGATGGTAATGAGAACAAACTTTATCCTGGTGTTCCAAAGTTAAATCTTAATACTATTCATGTGCATAACACATTTAGAATAGGTGATTTAGATATAATGCCAATAAGAATTAAACATGATACTATGTCTATTCTAGGATTTAGAATAGGGAAATTAGCCTACATCACAGATATGAAAAGCATTGATGATGAAGAATTAGAATATTTAAAAGGAATAGAAATTTTAGTTGTTAATGCATTGAGATGGGATAAACCACATCATAGTCATCAGTTGGTCGGTGATGCTATTGCTTTTTCTGAAAAACTAGGTGCAAAAAGAACATATCTCACGCATCTTACTCATTCAATTGGACTTGACAAAATCGCAAATAAACGTTTGCCTAAAGCCGTTAAGTTCGGGTTTGACGGAGAAATTATTATACTGTAA
- the pheS gene encoding phenylalanine--tRNA ligase subunit alpha: protein MLLEKIESLLNEVSSLSAKNTDEVEQLRLKYLSKKGEINALMSDFRDIAAEQKKTIGVKINELKQTATEKINSLREQLTETESQSDDIDLTRTAYPIKLGTRHPLSIVKNEIIDIFQRMGFVLADGPEIDDDKHVFTMLNFAADHPARDMQDTFFIEQSDPNDVTKNILLRSHTSGDQSHFMEKHEPPFRILCPGRVYRNEAISARAHCFFHQVEGLYVDKNVNFTDLKQVLLTFAREMFGPDTKIRLRPSYFPFTEPSAEMDISCHICGGKGCGFCKHTGWVEILGCGMVDPNVLEACGIDSKVYSGYAFGMGVERITNLKYRVSDLRMFSENDTRFLKEFESAN, encoded by the coding sequence ATGCTATTAGAGAAAATCGAATCACTTCTTAATGAAGTCAGTAGCCTTTCTGCAAAAAATACAGATGAAGTGGAGCAGCTTCGTCTAAAATATTTAAGCAAAAAGGGAGAAATCAATGCACTTATGTCTGATTTCCGCGATATCGCCGCTGAACAAAAGAAAACTATTGGTGTCAAGATTAACGAACTTAAGCAGACTGCAACGGAAAAAATCAACAGCCTACGTGAACAGCTTACAGAGACTGAAAGCCAGAGCGACGATATTGATTTGACACGTACAGCCTACCCTATTAAATTAGGGACACGCCATCCTTTGTCTATCGTAAAAAATGAGATAATAGATATTTTTCAACGTATGGGATTTGTTCTTGCTGACGGTCCAGAGATTGACGACGACAAGCATGTTTTTACAATGCTTAACTTCGCAGCTGATCATCCAGCAAGAGATATGCAAGATACATTCTTCATCGAGCAAAGCGACCCTAACGACGTAACAAAGAATATTCTTTTGCGTTCACACACTTCTGGTGACCAGAGTCACTTTATGGAGAAACACGAACCTCCTTTCCGAATTTTATGCCCAGGACGTGTATATCGTAATGAAGCCATAAGTGCCAGAGCACATTGTTTCTTCCATCAGGTTGAAGGTCTTTATGTTGACAAGAATGTTAACTTTACCGATTTAAAGCAGGTTTTACTTACTTTCGCACGTGAGATGTTTGGTCCTGATACCAAAATCCGTCTTCGTCCAAGCTATTTCCCATTTACAGAACCTAGTGCAGAAATGGATATTTCTTGTCATATTTGCGGTGGTAAAGGCTGTGGTTTCTGCAAACATACAGGTTGGGTTGAGATCCTAGGTTGCGGAATGGTAGATCCAAACGTTCTTGAAGCATGTGGCATAGACAGCAAGGTATACTCTGGTTATGCATTTGGTATGGGCGTAGAGCGAATAACAAATTTGAAATACAGAGTTAGCGATTTGCGTATGTTCTCAGAAAACGACACACGTTTCCTTAAAGAATTTGAGTCTGCAAATTAA
- the murB gene encoding UDP-N-acetylmuramate dehydrogenase produces MKDYKDYSLLNHNTFGIDAKCNRFIEYSSIDEAQKVSVIISNDNLPFLIIGSGSNLLLKADYKGNVVHSDIHGIETSCVNGEYLLRCGSGEVFDDVVAYCVEHGYYGAENLSLIPGEVGASAIQNIGAYGAEAKDIIAKIEAVEIATGNVVEFDNSDCGYKYRQSKFKNEWKDKYLMTYVTYKLDRTFKPKLDYGNIRAKLAERNIPEPSAEELRDIIIEIRNAKLPDPKVTGNAGSFFMNPIVGVDKFMKLNAEYPNMPYYEVSKTSYKIPAGWMIEQCGWKGKRLGNAGVHDKQALVLINCGGATGQDIIKLCDTIRHDVFDKFGIEINPEVNIR; encoded by the coding sequence ATGAAAGATTATAAAGACTACAGTTTGTTGAATCATAATACTTTTGGTATTGATGCCAAATGCAATAGGTTTATAGAATATTCATCTATTGATGAAGCCCAAAAAGTATCTGTAATTATATCAAATGATAATTTACCTTTCCTTATTATAGGAAGTGGGAGCAATCTTTTGCTTAAAGCTGATTATAAAGGTAACGTGGTCCATTCTGATATTCATGGTATTGAGACTAGTTGCGTAAATGGTGAATATCTTTTGCGTTGCGGTTCGGGCGAAGTTTTTGATGATGTTGTAGCTTATTGCGTGGAACATGGATATTATGGAGCTGAGAATCTGTCACTTATACCCGGTGAGGTAGGAGCGAGTGCAATTCAGAATATTGGTGCATACGGAGCAGAGGCAAAGGATATTATTGCCAAAATAGAAGCTGTAGAAATAGCTACAGGTAATGTTGTTGAATTTGATAATTCTGACTGTGGTTATAAATATAGACAGAGTAAATTCAAAAATGAGTGGAAGGATAAGTATCTAATGACTTATGTCACTTATAAATTGGACCGCACATTTAAGCCGAAACTTGATTATGGCAATATAAGGGCTAAACTAGCAGAACGTAACATACCGGAACCTTCAGCTGAAGAACTTCGGGATATAATTATAGAAATACGAAACGCTAAGTTGCCTGATCCGAAGGTTACTGGCAATGCGGGAAGTTTCTTTATGAATCCTATAGTTGGTGTTGATAAGTTTATGAAGCTGAATGCTGAATATCCAAATATGCCTTATTATGAAGTGTCAAAGACTTCGTATAAGATTCCTGCTGGTTGGATGATTGAGCAGTGTGGATGGAAAGGAAAGCGACTCGGTAATGCTGGTGTACATGATAAACAAGCTTTGGTACTCATAAATTGTGGTGGAGCTACAGGGCAAGATATTATAAAACTTTGCGATACGATCAGGCATGATGTGTTTGACAAGTTTGGTATAGAAATTAATCCGGAGGTGAATATACGATGA
- a CDS encoding DUF4348 domain-containing protein: MRKLILSFIVVMIICVAVFSTTGCTDKKSTSADSAVVSTKDADSTSADTLNNIISDTPMPKAADELFDDFFFNFAANRKLQRKRIHYPLPIYRDGKVKKYIQKGQWKIDNFFMRQDFYTLIFDNIQQMQVVKDTSIDHVVVEKVYFKKQLVKQYLFNRINGQWMMTSINYKPLYQNMNASFLKFYQNFVADSAYQVHSVNDPLMFTGPDPDDDFGTMTGTLAPEQWPSFAPQLPSGLIYNIIYGQKYTESNQKIFVVRGIANGLETELTFKKRGGKWKLTKLSM; encoded by the coding sequence ATGAGAAAATTAATATTATCTTTCATTGTAGTAATGATCATTTGTGTTGCTGTCTTTTCTACGACAGGTTGCACTGATAAAAAGTCTACATCTGCTGACAGTGCAGTTGTAAGCACAAAGGATGCTGACAGTACGTCTGCTGATACTTTGAATAATATCATTTCTGATACTCCTATGCCAAAGGCTGCAGATGAACTTTTTGATGATTTTTTCTTTAATTTTGCGGCTAACCGTAAGTTGCAGCGTAAGCGTATTCACTACCCGCTACCTATATATAGAGATGGAAAGGTGAAGAAATATATACAGAAGGGACAATGGAAAATTGATAACTTCTTTATGCGTCAGGATTTTTACACGTTGATCTTTGATAACATACAGCAGATGCAGGTTGTTAAAGATACTTCTATTGATCATGTTGTTGTTGAAAAGGTGTATTTTAAGAAGCAACTTGTTAAGCAATATCTGTTTAACAGAATTAATGGCCAATGGATGATGACTTCTATAAACTATAAGCCGTTGTATCAGAATATGAATGCGTCTTTCTTGAAGTTCTATCAGAATTTCGTCGCTGATTCGGCATATCAGGTTCATAGTGTAAACGATCCACTTATGTTTACAGGACCAGATCCTGATGATGATTTTGGAACTATGACTGGCACTTTGGCACCAGAGCAATGGCCGTCTTTCGCTCCCCAGCTGCCAAGTGGACTGATATATAATATAATTTACGGACAGAAATATACAGAAAGTAATCAGAAGATTTTTGTTGTAAGAGGCATCGCAAATGGTCTTGAAACAGAACTGACATTCAAGAAACGTGGTGGAAAGTGGAAGCTTACAAAACTTTCTATGTAA
- the ilvC gene encoding ketol-acid reductoisomerase, which translates to MAEMNFGGVVETVVTSKEFSLEKAREVLKNETIAVIGYGIQGPGQACNLRDNGFNVIVGQREGKTYEKCLADGWVPGKTLFSIEEAVQKGTIICMLLSDAGQIAVWPKIKQYLTAGKTLYYSHGFAINWQDRTSVVPPKDIDVIMVAPKGSGTSLRTMFCEGRGLNCSYAVYQDASGHAEDKTIAFGIGIGAGYLFKTTFQREATSDLTGERGSLMGAIEGLLEAQYDVLRENGHTPSEAFNETVEELTQSLMPLFGAKGMDWMYANCSTTAQRGALDWAPRFREAIKPVMEWLYLSVKTGNEAQISIDKNSMSDYREKLNAELEAMRNKEMWQAGNTVRKLRPENS; encoded by the coding sequence ATGGCAGAAATGAATTTTGGTGGAGTTGTAGAAACTGTTGTCACCAGTAAGGAATTTTCTTTGGAGAAGGCTCGTGAAGTACTAAAAAATGAAACAATAGCCGTAATTGGTTATGGTATTCAGGGACCAGGTCAGGCTTGTAACTTGCGTGATAACGGATTTAATGTTATCGTAGGTCAGCGTGAAGGTAAGACATATGAAAAATGTCTTGCAGACGGTTGGGTTCCAGGAAAGACACTTTTCTCAATAGAGGAAGCTGTCCAAAAAGGTACTATTATTTGCATGTTGCTTTCTGATGCTGGTCAGATTGCCGTTTGGCCAAAAATTAAGCAGTATCTGACTGCTGGCAAAACTCTGTATTATTCTCATGGATTTGCTATCAATTGGCAAGATCGTACAAGTGTTGTTCCACCAAAGGATATTGATGTCATTATGGTTGCGCCTAAGGGCTCTGGTACTTCTCTTCGTACCATGTTCTGTGAAGGTCGTGGATTGAACTGTTCTTATGCTGTTTATCAGGATGCGTCTGGTCATGCAGAGGACAAGACTATAGCATTTGGTATTGGTATCGGTGCTGGATATTTATTTAAGACTACATTCCAGCGTGAGGCTACATCTGATTTGACTGGTGAAAGAGGTTCTTTGATGGGTGCCATTGAGGGATTGCTTGAAGCACAGTATGATGTTTTGCGTGAGAATGGACATACTCCATCTGAGGCTTTCAATGAGACTGTTGAGGAATTGACTCAGAGTTTGATGCCATTGTTTGGTGCAAAGGGTATGGATTGGATGTATGCAAACTGTTCTACAACAGCACAGCGTGGTGCTTTAGATTGGGCACCTCGTTTCCGTGAGGCTATTAAACCAGTTATGGAATGGTTGTATCTTAGTGTTAAGACAGGTAATGAGGCTCAGATTTCTATTGATAAGAATTCAATGTCTGATTATCGAGAGAAGTTAAACGCTGAATTGGAAGCTATGCGCAATAAGGAAATGTGGCAGGCTGGAAATACAGTTCGTAAACTTCGTCCAGAAAATAGTTAA